The DNA region AGGTTCAGTAACCTCTCGGCCCCTAGCCTATTCAGTGCTTTACCTCCGGTAATCTAACGTGACGCTAGCCCTAAAGCTATTTCGGGGAGAACCAGCTATCTCCGGGTTCGATTGGAATTTCTCCGCTATCCACACCTCATCCGCCGCCTTTTCAACGGAGGTCGGTTCGGTCCTCCATGGGATTTTACTCCCACTTCAACCTGGACATGGATAGGTCACCCGGTTTCGGGCCCTATGCATGAAACTCTTCGCCCTATTCAGACTCGGTTTCCCTTCGGCTCCATCCCTTAAGGACTTAACCTTGCTACATGCATACGCTCGCCGGACCATTCTACAAAAGGTACCATATCACGCGTTGACGCGCTCTATGTGCTTGTAGGCGCAAAGTTTCAGGTACTATTTCACTCCCCTCCCGGGGTGCTTTTCACCTTTCCTTCACAGTACTATACACTATCGGTCACCAGGGAGTATTTAGGCTTGGAGGGTGGTCCCCCCGGCTTCCCACAGGGTTTCACGTGTCCTGCGGTACTCTGGATACTGCTCGCTGCCTCGTGTTTTCGGATACAGGACTCTCACCTTCTCCGGTCTGCCTTCCCATGCAGTTCTCCTAACGCTCAGCAATGCTAAATGCAGTCCACAACCCCGGAGACATTGCTGCCCCCGGTTTGGCCTCTGCCGCGTTCGCTCGCCACTACTTGCGGTATCTCGGTTGATTTCTCTTCCTCGCCCTACTTAGATGTTTCAGTTCAGGCGGTTCCCCTGATATGGCTATGGATTCACCATACCATGACGGATCGTTACATCCGCCGGATTGCTCCATTCAGACATCCACGGATCAAAGCCTATTTGCGGCTCCCCGTGGCTTTTCGCAGCTTATCACGTCTTTCTTCGGCTCCTGGTGCCAAGGCATTCACTCTGTGCCCTTTGTAGCTTGACCATGCTTGAATCTTGGTTCTCGCTGTTTTCTTGCGATTTCTATAATCGCTCGGCTTTATTGTAGTTTCTTTACCCTAAAGTAAAAAATCTTTTCATAAAACTTCTGCAGATATTTGTTTTCATTGTTCAATTTTCAAGGTGCGGTGGTGGAGATGAGGAGGATCGAACTCCTGACCCCCTGCGTGCAAGGCAGGTGCTCTCCCAGCTGAGCTACACCCCCACTTATTATGAAAGTGCGCTGCTGGCAGTCAGGTCAGCTTTCGCTTCTCTTATCTACCATTTGAAGGCAGCGCCTTCAAAAATGAACAACGAGTCGAACGACTGTAACTTTCCTTGCCTGACCAGAGTACCCAGCCTTATTTCATGCTGGCGTTCTCCTTAGAAAGGAGGTGATCCAGCCGCACCTTCCGATACGGCTACCTTGTTACGACTTCACCCCAGTCATCAATCCCACCTTCGACAGCGTCCTCTTTGCAGTTAGACTACTGGCTTCGGGTGTTACCGACTCCCATGGTGTGACGGGCGGTGTGTACAAGGCCCGGGAACGTATTCACCGCGGCATGCTGATCCGCGATTACTAGCAATTCCGACTTCACGCAGGCGGGTTGCAGCCTGCGATCCGAACTGAGACACTTTTTCGGGATTCGCTTCGCCTCGCGACGTTGCTGCCCTTTGTTTAAGTGCCATTGTAGTACGTGTGTAGCCCAGGTCATAAGGGGCATGATGATTTGACGTCATCCCCACCTTCCTCCGTTTTGTCAACGGCAGTCTCATTAGAGTGCTCTTGCGTAGCAACTAATAATAAGGGTTGCGCTCGTTGCGGGACTTAACCCAACATCTCACGACACGAGCTGACGACAACCATGCACCACCTGTCTGGATGTCCCGAAGGACTTCCCATATCTCTATGGTATGCATCCGATGTCAAGACCTGGTAAGGTTCTTCGCGTTGCTTCGAATTAAACCACATACTCCACTGCTTGTGCGGGCCCCCGTCAATTCCTTTGAGTTTCAACCTTGCGGCCGTACTCCCCAGGTGGATTACTTATTGTGTTAACTGCGGCACGGAAGGGGTCAGTCCCCCCACACCTAGTAATCATCGTTTACAGCGTGGACTACCAGGGTATCTAATCCTGTTTGCTCCCCACGCTTTCGAGCCTCAGCGTCAGTTAAAGCCCAGCAGGCCGCCTTCGCCACTGGTGTTCCTCCTAATATCTACGCATTTCACCGCTACACTAGGAATTCCGCCTGCCTCTACTTCACTCAAGAACAGCAGTTTTGGATGCACCTAACAGTTGAGCCGTTAGTTTAAACATCCAACTTGCCATCCCGCCTACGCTCCCTTTACACCCAGTAATTCCGGACAACGCTCGCTCCCTACGTATTACCGCGGCTGCTGGCACGTAGTTAGCCGGAGCTTCCTCTTAGGGTACCGTCATTTTCTTCCCCTAAGACAGAGGTTTACAATCCGAAGACCGTCTTCCCTCACGCGGCGTCGCTGCATCAGAGTTTCCTCCATTGTGCAATATCCCCCACTGCTGCCTCCCGTAGGAGTCTGGGCCGTGTCTCAGTCCCAATGTGGCCGTTCAACCTCTCAGTCCGGCTACCGATCGTCGCCATGGTGGGCCGTTACCCCACCATCTAGCTAATCGGCCGCGAGCCCATCTTTCAGCGGATTGCTCCTTTGATTATAAGAAGATGTCTCCTCATAATGTTATGCGGTATTAGCGATCGTTTCCAATCGTTATCCCCCTCTGAAAGGCAGGTTGCTCACGTGTTACTCACCCGTCCGCCACTAAGTTTATCCATCTTCCATCCGAAAACTTCAGTCGGATAAACTCCGTTCGACTTGCATGTGTTAGGCGCGCCGCCAGCGTTCGTCCTGAGCCAGGATCAAACTCTTTGTTTATTGTATTAAATCGCCCGAAGGCGCTTCAATCTCACTTCACAAAGTGTGACCCAGCCAAGTTACCTTTGCTGGTTTCGCTTTTCGCGTTTGTACGCTCACGTTTCCATGAGTGTACTCAAAAAAATTTTCAAGGGTTACTTCTGCCCATAAACCGGCTCCCAGAGCCAATCTACAAGCTTCTGTTCTTTCTCTCGTTGTTCATTTTTCAAGGTGCTGTGCTCCCCGTCCTCACGGGACAGCTTTGTTATAATACCACACTTCGCCAAGGCTGTCAACACCTTTTTGCAAAAAAATTTGAATATGGGCCTTCTTTTTCTAAACTTCCCCACAAAACCGGCCCTTTTGACCTTTCCCCGCCCGGAATGCCGAAATTTGTTATGTACAGAATACATATATAATAGTGCAGCGGCGCATACTTTTGGTATCTCTCTTTTCTAAAGGAGGCCACACCGCGTGTCCAACTCCAAACCCAAACAGATTACGGTTTCCATTTTCATTATTCGGATGATCTCTTTTTCCATCGCGCTTTTTCTATTGCTCGGCCTGGTGGCTTACACCGTCGAGCTTGGCCGGGCCGATACGGTCCTTTCCAAAAGCGGCTCACGCGGAGAGGAGGTCCGGCAAATCCAGCAGCGTCTCAAACAGTGGGGCTATTATAATGGAAGCATCGACGGAATCTTCGGCGTGCAGACCAAAAAGGCGGTGCTCTCCTTTCAAAAGAAAAACGGGCTGGCCGCGGATGGGATTGCGGGGCCAGCTACCCTCAAGGCCATGGGGATCTACTCCTCCCAGCAAACCGGTACAACCGGCGGTTATGGCGACAGCGATGTGAACCTGTTGGCGAACATCATTTCAGCCGAGGCGCGCGGCGAACCCTATGAAGGGCAGGTCGCGGTCGGCGCGGTTGTGCTCAATCGCGTGGAGCATCCCTCCTTCCCTGACACGCTCGCCGGCGTCGTCTACCAGCCCGGGGCCTTCACCGCAATCACGGACGGCCAAATTAATGAAGCCATCGCGGAATCCGCGCGTCGGGCGGCGCGCGACGCACTGGCCGGATGGGACCCCTCCGGCGGCGCCATCTACTATTACAATCCGGATAAGACCTCAAATCAATGGATCCGTACCCGTCCGGTCATCAAGCGGATCGGCGCGCATCTTTTCTGCAAATAGTCCGTCGGCGGCACGGTGTGGCTTTTTTCGCCCGCCGTGCCGCTTTTTCTGCGAAAACGCTGTTTTTTTCGCCCGCTTTCCTATATAATATAGTATCATAACAAAGCAAAGGAACCGGTGACCTGCCCATGACCTTACAAAAACCCGACCTGCATGTGCTGACCGTCTGGCGGCTGCGCCTTCTGCTGGTTGCGATCCTGCCCTCCTTCCTGTCCGCTTATTTTGCCCCGCACATCGGCTTGGTGTGGTGGGTCTTTACTGCTGCGTGGATTTTTGCTTTTCTGGGCTTTTACATATTCTATTACCCGATCAAATACCGCAAGTTGGCTTA from Anaerotruncus rubiinfantis includes:
- the sleB gene encoding spore cortex-lytic enzyme produces the protein MISFSIALFLLLGLVAYTVELGRADTVLSKSGSRGEEVRQIQQRLKQWGYYNGSIDGIFGVQTKKAVLSFQKKNGLAADGIAGPATLKAMGIYSSQQTGTTGGYGDSDVNLLANIISAEARGEPYEGQVAVGAVVLNRVEHPSFPDTLAGVVYQPGAFTAITDGQINEAIAESARRAARDALAGWDPSGGAIYYYNPDKTSNQWIRTRPVIKRIGAHLFCK